A single Roseinatronobacter monicus DNA region contains:
- the bhcB gene encoding beta-hydroxyaspartate dehydratase BhcB gives MKDMDEMYIPTYDDVLAAHDRIKPYIHRTPVLTSSYLNALTGAELFFKCENFQKAGAFKVRGASNAVFGLSDEMAAKGVATHSSGNHALSLSYAAGRRGIPCHVVMPRTAPAAKKDAVRGYGGIITECDPSTSSREAVFARVQAETGAEFVHPYNDPRVIAGQATCSKELLEQVEGLDCVIAPIGGGGMVSGTCLTLSNTAPHVQIYAAEPEQADDAYRSLKAGHIIADDAPVTVADGLKVPLKDLTWHFVSHHVTDILTASEQEIIDAMKLTWQRMKIVIEASCAVPLATILKNPEIFAGKRVGVIITGGNVDMDTLSWITK, from the coding sequence ATGAAAGATATGGATGAGATGTATATCCCGACCTATGACGATGTGCTGGCGGCACATGACCGGATCAAGCCGTATATTCACCGCACACCGGTTCTGACGTCCAGCTACCTCAATGCGCTGACGGGGGCGGAGTTGTTCTTCAAATGCGAGAATTTTCAAAAGGCAGGGGCATTCAAGGTGCGCGGCGCGTCGAATGCCGTATTCGGGCTGTCGGATGAAATGGCGGCCAAGGGGGTGGCCACGCATTCCAGTGGCAATCACGCACTGTCACTGAGCTATGCTGCCGGGCGCAGGGGCATTCCGTGCCATGTGGTTATGCCGCGCACGGCCCCTGCGGCCAAGAAGGATGCTGTGCGCGGCTATGGCGGGATTATCACGGAATGCGACCCCTCGACCAGTTCGCGCGAGGCGGTGTTTGCCCGCGTGCAGGCCGAGACAGGGGCGGAATTCGTGCACCCCTATAATGACCCGCGCGTGATTGCAGGGCAGGCGACCTGCTCGAAAGAGTTGCTGGAGCAGGTCGAAGGGCTGGATTGCGTGATCGCGCCGATTGGTGGCGGGGGTATGGTTTCGGGCACCTGTCTGACGCTGTCGAACACGGCACCGCATGTGCAGATTTATGCCGCCGAGCCAGAGCAGGCGGATGATGCGTATCGCAGCCTCAAGGCGGGGCATATCATTGCGGATGATGCGCCGGTGACTGTGGCGGACGGGCTGAAAGTGCCGTTGAAAGACCTGACATGGCATTTCGTGTCACATCATGTGACTGATATTCTGACCGCGTCCGAGCAGGAAATTATCGACGCGATGAAGCTGACATGGCAGCGCATGAAAATCGTGATTGAGGCAAGCTGCGCTGTGCCGCTGGCCACGATTCTGAAGAACCCTGAAATCTTTGCTGGCAAGCGCGTCGGCGTCATTATTACCGGCGGCAATGTCGATATGGACACGCTGTCTTGGATCACGAAATAA
- the bhcA gene encoding L-aspartate--glyoxylate aminotransferase BhcA — MSTQNPVFIPGPTNIPDEIRKACDIPTLDHRSPAFARIFKPAIAGVRRVLGMDQGEVIVIPSTGTGGWEAAVTNTLSPGDTVLTARFGMFSHRWIDLCQRHGLNVQVIETEWGMGAPVAEIAAALSADTAHSIKAVLVTHNETATGVRSDIAGVRAGLDAAAHPAMLFVDGVSSIGSMPFDMAGWGVDIAVAGSQKGFMLPAGLAILGVSPKALNAMENATLPRTFFDFRDMLKSYATGGYPYTPPVGLIAGLAKAIELLEEEGLEHVYARHHRLAEATRRAVGAWGMTPCAATPELYSDTVTAVVVPQGCNGTDLVQLAASKYGVAFGVGLGEVAGKVFRIGHLGMLSDVMLLSGLATAEMCMADLDWNVQLGSGVAAAQEYLRNSADVALAQAA; from the coding sequence ATGTCCACACAGAACCCAGTTTTCATACCCGGCCCGACCAATATTCCCGACGAAATCCGCAAAGCCTGCGATATCCCCACCCTGGACCACCGCTCCCCCGCCTTCGCACGCATTTTCAAGCCCGCAATCGCCGGTGTGCGCCGTGTTTTGGGCATGGATCAGGGTGAGGTGATCGTGATTCCGTCAACAGGAACAGGGGGTTGGGAGGCAGCGGTTACAAACACGCTCTCGCCCGGCGACACAGTGCTGACCGCGCGGTTCGGCATGTTCAGCCACCGTTGGATCGACTTGTGCCAGCGCCACGGGCTGAACGTGCAAGTCATTGAAACTGAATGGGGAATGGGCGCACCCGTGGCCGAAATCGCTGCCGCACTGAGCGCCGACACTGCGCACAGCATCAAAGCCGTTCTGGTGACCCATAACGAGACCGCAACCGGCGTGCGCTCCGACATCGCGGGTGTTCGCGCAGGTCTGGACGCCGCGGCACATCCGGCAATGCTGTTTGTGGATGGCGTGTCCTCTATCGGGTCTATGCCGTTTGATATGGCGGGGTGGGGGGTCGATATTGCTGTGGCGGGGTCGCAAAAGGGGTTTATGCTGCCTGCGGGTCTGGCGATCCTTGGGGTGTCCCCCAAGGCGTTGAATGCAATGGAGAATGCAACACTCCCGCGCACGTTTTTCGACTTTCGGGACATGCTGAAGTCTTATGCTACAGGGGGCTATCCCTATACGCCGCCTGTCGGCTTGATCGCCGGACTTGCGAAAGCAATCGAGCTGTTGGAGGAGGAGGGGCTGGAGCATGTCTACGCCCGCCACCACCGGCTGGCCGAGGCGACACGGCGCGCGGTCGGGGCCTGGGGGATGACCCCCTGTGCCGCAACGCCGGAGCTGTATTCCGACACTGTAACAGCCGTTGTGGTGCCGCAAGGGTGCAACGGCACGGATCTGGTGCAACTGGCCGCGTCGAAATATGGCGTCGCCTTTGGTGTGGGTCTGGGCGAGGTGGCCGGCAAGGTGTTCCGCATTGGCCATCTGGGCATGCTGAGCGATGTGATGCTGTTGTCGGGACTGGCCACCGCCGAGATGTGCATGGCCGATCTGGACTGGAACGTGCAGCTTGGATCTGGTGTGGCGGCGGCGCAGGAATATCTGCGCAATTCCGCAGATGTTGCGCTGGCGCAAGCGGCGTAA
- the bhcR gene encoding HTH-type transcriptional regulator BhcR, with translation MAETRARGRPRAFHDKTEQNTVQSLDRALGILRVLSDSNGLTLTELAQAANQSTATVYRVLSTFQTHGMVEMDTEGQRWHVGAGAFRVGSSFLRRTKLAERARGAMQTLMRASGETANLGIESKDEVLFLTQVETHEAIRAFFPPGTRSPMHVSGIGKALLAYYPIVRVAGIMAQGLPGFTPASLTDGETLEGDLIDTRKRGYAIDNEERTEGMRCIAAPIFNAHGEPVAGLSISGPVFRLTLERAQAMGELVRTAAAGVTEATGGRVR, from the coding sequence ATGGCTGAAACCAGAGCGCGGGGCCGCCCCCGTGCCTTTCACGACAAAACCGAGCAAAACACCGTCCAGTCGCTGGACCGCGCCTTGGGGATTTTGCGGGTGCTGTCGGACTCCAACGGGCTGACGCTGACCGAACTTGCGCAGGCCGCAAACCAGTCGACCGCGACGGTCTACCGGGTGCTGAGCACCTTTCAGACGCATGGCATGGTCGAGATGGATACCGAGGGGCAGCGCTGGCATGTGGGGGCGGGCGCGTTTCGGGTGGGGTCTTCGTTTTTGCGCCGGACCAAACTGGCCGAGCGGGCGCGCGGGGCCATGCAGACGCTGATGCGCGCAAGCGGCGAGACGGCCAATCTGGGGATCGAGTCAAAGGACGAAGTGCTGTTCCTGACCCAAGTGGAAACGCATGAGGCGATCCGCGCGTTCTTCCCGCCCGGCACACGCAGCCCGATGCATGTCTCGGGCATTGGCAAGGCGCTGCTGGCCTATTACCCGATTGTGCGGGTGGCGGGGATCATGGCGCAGGGCTTGCCGGGCTTCACGCCCGCGTCCCTGACCGATGGCGAGACGCTGGAAGGCGACCTGATCGACACCCGCAAGCGCGGCTATGCGATTGACAATGAGGAACGCACCGAAGGCATGCGCTGCATCGCCGCCCCGATCTTCAACGCGCATGGCGAGCCAGTGGCGGGCCTGTCCATCTCTGGCCCCGTCTTTCGCCTGACACTGGAGCGCGCGCAAGCGATGGGCGAGTTGGTCCGCACAGCGGCGGCGGGGGTGACAGAGGCGACAGGCGGGCGGGTGCGATAA
- a CDS encoding HEPN domain-containing protein yields MEKPEKLSASDFSELVGCIEDFDIKVNGSGSSSDVRVARKKLRAILKNHGDNSDIYTLDELIRSQPNRLTLAERLSRLQQAWLDSGFQGNIDINRIKKIRNDVAHGRGVELSADDYQEIVWLNYNLCAIARFHVFRTLGFPAEVIGAAFRRLGSRYGQYAPVSTSDT; encoded by the coding sequence ATGGAGAAACCGGAAAAACTTTCTGCAAGCGATTTTAGTGAACTGGTGGGATGCATCGAAGACTTTGATATCAAGGTAAATGGAAGCGGGTCATCAAGTGATGTCAGGGTAGCTAGAAAAAAATTAAGAGCTATTTTAAAAAATCATGGCGATAATAGCGATATTTATACATTGGATGAGCTTATAAGAAGCCAGCCAAATCGTTTGACCTTGGCCGAACGCCTTAGTCGTCTACAGCAAGCGTGGCTAGACAGCGGTTTTCAAGGAAATATTGATATCAATAGAATTAAGAAAATCAGGAACGACGTCGCACATGGTCGAGGCGTTGAGTTGTCTGCTGATGACTATCAAGAGATCGTATGGCTTAATTATAATCTTTGCGCGATAGCGCGGTTCCATGTTTTTCGCACGCTCGGGTTTCCGGCCGAGGTCATTGGGGCTGCCTTCAGGCGTTTGGGTTCCAGATACGGCCAATACGCTCCAGTGTCGACATCCGATACATAG
- a CDS encoding IS630 family transposase (programmed frameshift) translates to MGAALALRTDYDGMKLRELARKTKDANQARRLLALAEIYDGGRRSDAARIGGVGLQIVRDWVERFNARGPDGLINGKAPGQQSKLNDEQRRALAAIVESGPTLSVHGVVRWRLSDLRKWIADTFGISLHETSISRELRALGYVKLTARPRHHAQDTAALEDFKKGFAAAVAKLRARLLQGTVIEVWFQDEARVGQKNKITRRWAKRGTRPSAPHDQRTSSSYIFGAICPALGKAAGLVLPACNTEAMALHLAEISQTVAPKAHGAVLVDQAAWHMTDKLVIPDNITIIPIPAKCPELNPVENIWQFMRDNWLSNLIFETYEDIVDHCCKAWNKLVSMPDTITSIGTRDWAQEF, encoded by the exons ATGGGCGCAGCGCTCGCGTTACGGACAGACTACGACGGCATGAAGTTGAGAGAACTTGCGCGAAAGACAAAGGATGCCAACCAAGCCCGCAGGCTTTTGGCGCTGGCGGAGATCTATGATGGCGGTCGGCGCAGCGATGCTGCTCGGATTGGTGGTGTTGGCCTACAAATTGTCCGTGACTGGGTGGAGCGGTTTAATGCCCGCGGGCCTGACGGCTTGATCAACGGCAAAGCTCCTGGTCAGCAGTCTAAGCTTAACGATGAGCAGCGCAGGGCGCTTGCTGCAATTGTTGAGAGCGGTCCGACCTTATCGGTCCATGGGGTCGTCCGCTGGCGCCTGAGTGATCTGAGGAAATGGATTGCAGACACATTTGGGATTTCACTTCACGAGACGTCGATAAGCCGGGAACTCAGGGCGCTTGGTTATGTCAAACTCACAGCACGCCCGCGCCATCACGCGCAAGATACAGCCGCACTGGAGGACTTT AAAAAAGGGTTTGCAGCCGCAGTAGCAAAGCTCCGCGCACGGCTCCTGCAAGGCACTGTGATCGAAGTCTGGTTCCAAGATGAAGCGCGTGTCGGCCAGAAAAACAAGATCACGCGCCGATGGGCGAAGCGCGGTACGCGACCTTCCGCCCCACATGATCAGCGCACGAGTTCAAGCTACATCTTTGGAGCGATTTGCCCAGCCCTCGGGAAAGCTGCAGGTCTTGTGCTGCCAGCGTGCAATACCGAAGCGATGGCCCTGCATCTTGCTGAAATCTCCCAAACTGTCGCACCCAAAGCACATGGGGCTGTGCTCGTGGATCAAGCCGCATGGCACATGACTGACAAGCTGGTCATTCCGGACAACATCACCATCATCCCGATCCCCGCAAAATGCCCAGAACTCAATCCAGTCGAAAACATCTGGCAATTCATGCGAGACAACTGGCTATCAAACCTCATCTTCGAAACCTATGAAGACATCGTAGATCATTGCTGCAAGGCTTGGAACAAATTGGTCAGCATGCCCGACACAATCACCTCCATTGGAACCCGCGACTGGGCTCAAGAGTTCTGA
- a CDS encoding ISL3 family transposase gives MGPETSLFTTALGLQAPWSVTDVRFDAKLKEIHFDVRFKAGSRFACPSCGAPDQPVHDTRSRIWEHLRFFEHKAFIHADVPRVACSQCSKTGQVPVPWARSGSGFSQLFEAFVIALVRQMPVKAVADMLDVGDDRLWRVLDHYVSSARDREDFSAVTALGIDETAARRGHNYITLFHDLLAGRLLFACEGRDAKTVAAFGEDLRAHGGDPDAISAACIDMSRAYISGVAKHLSNADVTFDPFHVIQLANVALEEVRRAEVRSRPELKHSRWMWLKDKKRWTKRQITQHHDLSRMHLKTGRAFRLKEALRDIFAEAESKAEAEERLTAWFQWARRSRLPAFKKLALTLKAHWDGILNGFDSDLSNGAVEAINGLIQAAKARARGYRKTRNLINMSYLIAGNLTHLPASPYRTTSCATGK, from the coding sequence ATGGGTCCCGAGACAAGTTTGTTCACGACAGCTCTTGGCCTGCAGGCTCCGTGGAGTGTCACGGACGTACGTTTTGACGCCAAACTCAAAGAGATCCACTTTGACGTCCGCTTCAAGGCGGGAAGTCGATTTGCTTGTCCCTCCTGTGGCGCGCCCGATCAGCCCGTCCATGACACGCGATCCAGGATCTGGGAACACCTGCGTTTTTTCGAGCACAAGGCTTTCATCCATGCCGATGTGCCACGTGTTGCTTGCAGCCAATGTAGCAAGACCGGACAGGTTCCGGTCCCCTGGGCGCGCAGTGGCAGCGGTTTCAGTCAGTTGTTTGAAGCCTTTGTGATTGCGCTGGTGCGACAGATGCCGGTGAAGGCTGTTGCTGATATGCTTGATGTTGGTGACGATCGCCTCTGGCGGGTTCTTGACCATTACGTGTCGTCAGCGCGAGATCGCGAAGACTTCAGCGCCGTGACCGCCCTTGGGATTGACGAGACAGCTGCGCGCCGCGGGCATAATTACATCACCCTATTTCACGACCTTCTGGCCGGCAGGCTTCTCTTTGCCTGTGAAGGACGTGATGCAAAGACTGTGGCGGCTTTCGGTGAAGATCTGCGCGCCCATGGCGGTGATCCCGATGCCATCTCCGCTGCCTGTATCGATATGAGTAGGGCCTACATTTCTGGCGTCGCAAAGCATCTGTCGAACGCGGATGTTACCTTCGACCCATTCCATGTCATCCAACTGGCCAATGTGGCGCTTGAAGAGGTTCGCCGCGCCGAAGTACGCAGCAGACCTGAGTTGAAACACAGCCGCTGGATGTGGCTCAAGGACAAGAAGAGATGGACGAAGCGGCAGATCACACAGCATCATGATCTATCTCGGATGCACCTGAAAACAGGACGCGCGTTTCGCTTGAAAGAGGCTTTGCGCGACATCTTTGCTGAAGCCGAGTCCAAGGCAGAGGCCGAAGAACGGCTTACCGCCTGGTTTCAATGGGCGCGCCGCAGCAGGCTGCCAGCATTCAAGAAACTCGCTCTGACACTCAAGGCGCACTGGGATGGTATACTTAACGGTTTTGACAGCGATCTGAGCAACGGCGCTGTCGAAGCCATCAACGGCCTCATTCAGGCCGCAAAGGCTCGGGCGCGCGGGTATCGCAAAACCCGCAACCTCATCAACATGTCATACCTCATCGCAGGCAATCTCACCCACTTACCAGCGTCACCCTACCGCACAACATCTTGTGCCACAGGCAAATGA